In Bacteroidia bacterium, a genomic segment contains:
- a CDS encoding ATP-binding protein yields MSNSSLFTVSTGRVILFILALLLVIIRFTQPTANSANLAGQVISLFTVLYCISIFTTSYIYPYFRDNLYFFVLGAFVLFAFGFLNQIFITAFSKSVLSGFVVYSLVAAFYIRRISHLGLFQLFMISTVTMIFFLLPDPSPEAKSFLFRFSGVQLLAFFILSSRIRSLDRLVTQDLRYESLIESLFCGVIQIDQTGKITMVNAQICRLTGLEKDLLVNKLSFQDLVLPDDYALAESKISTLLAGQPEKLEIRLRRKTGEPFWVKISASPSINPENEISGISMVLADISSEKTENDQMVSHIRDMEMTNHELIRQKNNLETMVRKTTEEMRVPAESVHRISETLKTVNGDENPMVSSWLNEISNHTHQLLEKIEGMWMFVVSEVEKPILEEVDTMAVIADIRNNIAFRLKENHATIIAKELPNIRADRMQITRLFSNLIENALRHRGAEPPVIQIGASVNDDKEEFNFSVVDNGLGLNREENERVFSLFRKEYENDMKGIGMGLHICKKIVLNHGGRMWFTSNSGKGTSFFFSIPWTGQTIENKLPAEQPEPPVENP; encoded by the coding sequence TTGAGTAATTCTTCTCTGTTTACAGTTAGTACAGGAAGGGTTATCCTATTTATCCTCGCTCTACTTTTAGTGATTATTCGCTTTACGCAACCCACTGCAAACTCTGCAAATCTTGCCGGGCAGGTTATCAGTTTGTTCACTGTGCTGTATTGCATTTCGATTTTTACCACAAGTTATATTTATCCTTATTTTCGTGACAATCTCTACTTCTTTGTTCTGGGTGCATTTGTCCTATTTGCATTCGGATTTCTAAACCAGATTTTTATCACGGCTTTTTCCAAAAGTGTTTTATCCGGGTTTGTGGTTTATTCCCTGGTCGCGGCCTTCTATATTCGGAGGATTTCACACCTGGGGCTGTTTCAGCTTTTTATGATCAGCACGGTTACCATGATTTTTTTCCTCTTACCGGATCCCTCGCCTGAGGCAAAATCTTTTCTGTTCAGATTTTCGGGCGTACAATTGCTGGCATTTTTTATTCTAAGCTCCCGAATCAGGTCACTGGACAGGCTTGTTACTCAAGACTTGCGGTATGAAAGCCTGATTGAAAGTCTGTTTTGTGGCGTCATACAAATCGACCAAACGGGGAAAATCACGATGGTAAATGCGCAGATTTGCCGCCTTACGGGTCTTGAAAAAGATCTGTTGGTCAACAAATTATCATTTCAGGATCTGGTATTGCCGGATGACTATGCCCTGGCCGAGTCAAAAATTTCCACCTTATTGGCCGGGCAACCCGAAAAGCTTGAGATCCGTCTCCGGCGCAAAACGGGCGAACCATTCTGGGTAAAAATCAGCGCAAGTCCTTCCATTAATCCGGAAAATGAGATTTCGGGCATTTCTATGGTGCTGGCCGACATTTCTTCAGAAAAAACAGAAAATGACCAGATGGTAAGCCATATCCGGGACATGGAGATGACCAACCATGAGTTGATCCGGCAAAAAAATAACCTGGAAACCATGGTTCGGAAAACTACTGAAGAAATGCGTGTTCCCGCTGAATCGGTACACAGAATATCAGAAACACTGAAAACTGTAAATGGGGATGAAAATCCCATGGTTTCGTCCTGGTTGAATGAAATATCAAATCACACCCATCAACTGCTGGAAAAAATTGAAGGGATGTGGATGTTTGTCGTATCAGAAGTCGAAAAACCCATCCTGGAAGAAGTCGATACCATGGCAGTAATTGCTGATATTCGCAATAATATCGCATTCAGACTAAAAGAAAACCACGCGACCATCATTGCAAAAGAACTACCCAATATCAGGGCTGACCGAATGCAAATCACCCGGCTTTTCAGCAATCTGATTGAAAATGCACTCAGACACAGAGGGGCCGAACCACCCGTCATTCAGATAGGTGCCTCTGTGAATGATGATAAAGAAGAATTTAACTTTTCGGTCGTAGATAATGGCCTCGGCCTCAACCGGGAAGAAAATGAAAGGGTTTTTAGTCTGTTTAGAAAAGAATATGAAAACGATATGAAGGGGATCGGCATGGGACTTCATATCTGTAAAAAAATCGTTCTCAACCACGGAGGAAGAATGTGGTTTACTTCGAACTCGGGGAAAGGCACATCATTTTTCTTTTCGATCCCCTGGACTGGCCAGACGATAGAAAATAAATTGCCGGCAGAACAACCTGAACCCCCTGTCGAAAACCCCTGA